From Candidatus Manganitrophus morganii, the proteins below share one genomic window:
- the fabZ gene encoding 3-hydroxyacyl-ACP dehydratase FabZ, whose amino-acid sequence MDIKEQIIDIGEIQEILPHRYPFLLVDRILEIEPGKRIVGFKNVTINEPFFQGHFPKHPIMPGVLIIESMAQVGGVLAFKSTKGNEGQLVFFLGIDKAKFRKPVYPGDQLRIEVEVIQERPPFWRLKGMAYVDGKLAAEAEFKAMLGQGNKGGLEK is encoded by the coding sequence ATGGACATCAAGGAGCAGATTATCGATATCGGAGAGATTCAGGAGATATTGCCGCATCGTTATCCTTTTTTACTGGTGGACCGCATTCTCGAAATCGAGCCGGGAAAGAGAATCGTCGGTTTCAAGAATGTGACGATCAATGAGCCCTTTTTCCAGGGACATTTCCCGAAGCATCCGATCATGCCGGGGGTCTTGATCATCGAGTCGATGGCGCAGGTCGGAGGGGTTCTCGCGTTCAAGTCGACCAAGGGGAACGAGGGACAGCTGGTCTTTTTTCTCGGGATCGATAAGGCCAAGTTCCGAAAACCGGTCTATCCCGGAGATCAATTGCGGATCGAGGTCGAGGTGATCCAGGAGCGTCCCCCGTTCTGGAGATTGAAAGGCATGGCCTACGTTGACGGCAAGCTGGCGGCGGAAGCGGAATTCAAAGCGATGCTGGGCCAAGGAAACAAGGGAGGTCTGGAGAAGTGA
- the radC gene encoding DNA repair protein RadC, whose translation MAKIKDWPAGERPRERLIKEGPQVLSDAQLLAILLRTGSDQANAVQLAIGLLDQFRELNNFANLSIKELCSIRGIGPAKAAQLKAAFELGRRSLVPSVSQRTKIHSSQDIFRHFSPTFRHLKKEIFKIVLLDQKNKIIRDVLVSEGSLTLTVVHPREVFNPAVRDSAASVVFLHNHPSGDPTPSSEDRELTRRLVAAGDLMGIQVLDHLIIGEDQYFSFSDAGYIRSPSPRVAVSEKRT comes from the coding sequence ATGGCCAAGATCAAGGATTGGCCTGCAGGGGAGAGACCTCGGGAGCGCCTGATTAAGGAAGGTCCGCAGGTTCTCTCCGATGCCCAGCTTTTGGCCATCCTCCTTCGAACAGGATCGGATCAGGCGAATGCGGTGCAACTTGCGATCGGCCTCTTGGATCAGTTCCGTGAATTAAACAACTTTGCGAACTTGAGCATCAAAGAGCTCTGCTCCATTCGTGGGATCGGTCCAGCCAAGGCGGCCCAATTGAAAGCCGCGTTTGAGTTGGGACGCAGGTCCCTTGTCCCTTCTGTTTCTCAACGAACCAAGATTCATTCAAGCCAGGATATATTCCGGCATTTTTCGCCGACCTTCAGACATCTTAAGAAAGAGATATTCAAGATCGTTTTGTTGGATCAAAAAAATAAAATTATCCGAGATGTGCTTGTTTCGGAGGGAAGTCTGACGTTGACGGTAGTCCATCCGAGAGAGGTGTTCAACCCCGCGGTTCGGGATTCGGCCGCGTCGGTGGTTTTCTTGCATAACCATCCGAGCGGCGATCCGACACCCAGCTCTGAAGATAGGGAGCTGACAAGGAGATTGGTTGCGGCGGGGGATTTGATGGGAATTCAGGTTCTCGATCATCTGATCATCGGGGAAGATCAATACTTTAGTTTCTCCGATGCCGGTTATATCCGAAGCCCGTCTCCCCGGGTTGCGGTTTCCGAGAAACGGACATAA
- the coaD gene encoding pantetheine-phosphate adenylyltransferase yields MAKAEKLKLAVYPGTFDPITNGHIDIIRRILRIFPSVLVAVAPNPKKAPLFSLEERLQMIRTATEGFHDLSVEPFQGLLINYLRKKGATAIVRGVRAISDFEFEFQMAMMNRKLDPKIETVFLMPSEEYSYITSTLIKEVAGYGGDVTAFVPKGVSEKLLEKFPREAGPDRKKG; encoded by the coding sequence ATGGCAAAGGCTGAAAAACTCAAACTCGCAGTTTATCCCGGAACGTTCGATCCGATTACCAATGGGCACATCGATATTATCCGAAGGATCCTTCGAATTTTTCCCAGCGTGCTCGTCGCCGTCGCCCCCAATCCCAAGAAAGCCCCCCTCTTCAGCCTAGAAGAACGCCTCCAGATGATCCGAACCGCAACGGAAGGGTTTCATGATTTGAGTGTGGAACCCTTTCAAGGTCTCCTGATCAACTATTTACGGAAAAAAGGAGCCACGGCGATTGTGAGGGGGGTTCGGGCGATTTCGGACTTTGAGTTCGAATTTCAAATGGCGATGATGAATCGGAAACTCGATCCCAAAATAGAAACCGTCTTTTTAATGCCGAGCGAAGAGTATTCCTATATTACCTCGACATTGATCAAAGAAGTCGCCGGTTACGGAGGAGATGTGACCGCTTTCGTTCCAAAAGGCGTTTCAGAAAAACTCCTTGAAAAATTTCCGAGAGAAGCCGGACCGGATAGAAAAAAAGGATAG
- the bamA gene encoding outer membrane protein assembly factor BamA, translating to MLKRFGPVFLLLIFILTGFSSPGFAEDNEIRIKLIEVAGNRKIDTAMILSKISLKEGDLFSPEQVREDVKTLYRMGYFDRVEVESEGFEGGVALTFRVHEKPFLIDVVYEGNENIDKDKLTEKVPVKTDTFLDMEEISSYVDKIKKVYEADAYYSAEVTPVIQLISEDQAVLTFLIKEGERAYVRRVRMAGNKAFADKELKKQIETSKYFWLTSWLTESGRYKEETIEADLDRLREHYLNHGYLEVQVAAPKVTLSEDKEWFDIIIPIVEGDQFRIREIRYEGNELFETGRLVNLTKSKEGEIFNRGQIRQDIMSMVDLYGERGYIFANVVPQLSPNIEDKTVDVSFQVTEDDPVKVREIHITGNDKTRDKVIRREIRVNEQELINTRLLRRSFQRLNNLNFFENIEIVPEQVEPGWVDLEVKVQEKPTGTFSIGGGYSSVDRFIAMTEVTQGNLFGRGQLLRAKAELGGRRRTYSLTFREPYLFDSNISGTTDLFNSVRDFSSYQEKRVGGDIVLGRSFGEYVNGSVSYTLETLNIFDLRRVPEVDAAGNLTGAIVPDPDIPEQVVRQAELGKTLTSALGFSLSRDTRDFIFDPTSGSRNSISLEYAGTFLAGDNDYYKVIFDSSRFFPLWREHVLSVHGRVGYAIGIGDKELPVGERFYVGGINTVRGFKFGKAGPITSTGEIIGGNKELYINVEYLIPLVPEAKIKWLFFYDIGRAFDDSEAIRFSELRQGAGFGIRWISPVGPLRLEMGANLDPQRGEATGFIPEFSIGTLF from the coding sequence TTGCTGAAGCGGTTCGGTCCTGTTTTCCTTCTACTTATCTTTATTCTGACTGGTTTTTCCTCCCCGGGCTTTGCAGAGGACAATGAGATCCGAATCAAGCTGATCGAGGTCGCCGGAAACCGAAAAATCGACACGGCGATGATCCTCTCCAAAATTTCGCTCAAAGAGGGAGATCTCTTCTCGCCGGAGCAGGTTCGGGAGGACGTCAAAACGCTCTACCGAATGGGCTACTTCGATCGGGTCGAGGTCGAATCGGAAGGATTCGAGGGGGGGGTGGCATTGACCTTCAGGGTCCATGAAAAGCCTTTCCTCATCGATGTCGTCTATGAGGGGAATGAGAATATCGACAAAGATAAATTGACGGAAAAGGTGCCTGTCAAAACCGACACCTTTCTTGATATGGAGGAGATCAGTTCCTACGTCGATAAAATCAAAAAAGTCTATGAGGCGGATGCCTACTACAGCGCGGAAGTGACCCCGGTGATTCAACTCATCTCGGAAGATCAAGCGGTGCTGACCTTCTTGATCAAAGAGGGGGAGCGCGCTTATGTCCGCCGCGTCCGAATGGCGGGAAATAAAGCGTTCGCCGACAAAGAGTTAAAAAAACAGATCGAGACGTCAAAATATTTCTGGTTGACCTCCTGGCTGACCGAATCGGGGCGGTACAAAGAAGAAACCATCGAGGCCGACCTCGACCGGCTGCGCGAGCATTATCTTAACCACGGGTACCTAGAGGTACAGGTGGCCGCGCCGAAGGTCACCCTAAGCGAGGACAAAGAGTGGTTTGACATCATCATCCCCATTGTGGAGGGAGATCAATTTCGGATTCGTGAAATCCGTTATGAGGGAAACGAGCTCTTCGAGACGGGGCGATTGGTCAATCTAACAAAGAGCAAAGAGGGGGAGATCTTCAATCGCGGCCAAATTCGGCAGGATATTATGAGCATGGTCGATCTCTACGGCGAGCGAGGCTATATCTTCGCCAATGTGGTTCCGCAGTTATCGCCGAATATTGAAGATAAAACGGTCGATGTTTCCTTTCAAGTGACCGAAGACGACCCGGTCAAGGTAAGAGAGATTCATATTACCGGAAATGACAAGACCCGCGACAAAGTCATCCGGAGAGAGATCCGTGTCAATGAACAGGAACTGATCAATACAAGGCTGCTCCGGCGGAGCTTCCAGCGGCTGAACAATCTGAACTTTTTTGAGAATATTGAAATCGTGCCGGAGCAGGTCGAGCCGGGATGGGTCGATCTGGAAGTGAAGGTCCAAGAGAAGCCGACCGGCACGTTCAGCATTGGCGGCGGATACAGTTCGGTCGACCGTTTCATCGCCATGACCGAAGTGACCCAAGGAAATCTTTTCGGAAGAGGACAGCTTTTGCGGGCCAAGGCGGAACTGGGGGGAAGACGAAGGACCTACAGCCTCACCTTTAGAGAGCCCTATCTTTTTGATTCGAATATTTCCGGCACCACGGATCTCTTCAACAGCGTGCGGGACTTCAGCTCTTATCAGGAAAAGCGGGTCGGCGGTGATATCGTGCTGGGGCGCTCCTTCGGCGAATACGTGAATGGGAGTGTCAGTTATACGTTAGAGACGCTCAATATTTTCGATCTGCGTCGTGTTCCGGAGGTCGATGCCGCGGGTAACCTAACCGGCGCCATCGTCCCTGATCCCGATATTCCCGAACAAGTCGTGCGCCAGGCGGAGTTAGGAAAGACCTTAACAAGCGCCCTTGGTTTTTCCCTCTCCAGAGATACGCGCGATTTTATTTTCGATCCGACCAGTGGAAGCCGCAATTCCATTTCGCTCGAATATGCTGGAACCTTCTTGGCGGGAGACAATGATTACTATAAAGTGATCTTTGATTCCAGCCGCTTTTTCCCCCTTTGGAGAGAGCATGTTCTTTCGGTCCATGGGCGGGTCGGATATGCGATTGGGATTGGTGATAAAGAACTTCCGGTGGGGGAGCGGTTTTATGTCGGGGGGATCAATACGGTGCGAGGGTTTAAATTCGGAAAAGCGGGCCCGATCACCAGCACCGGTGAAATCATAGGGGGAAATAAAGAGCTTTACATCAACGTAGAATACCTGATTCCGCTGGTTCCTGAAGCGAAAATTAAATGGCTCTTTTTTTACGATATCGGACGCGCCTTCGATGATTCCGAAGCGATCCGATTTTCGGAGTTGAGGCAAGGGGCCGGGTTCGGCATCCGCTGGATCTCTCCGGTCGGTCCTCTCCGGCTCGAGATGGGAGCGAATCTCGACCCCCAGAGGGGAGAGGCAACCGGATTTATTCCGGAGTTTTCAATCGGCACCCTATTTTAG
- the polX gene encoding DNA polymerase/3'-5' exonuclease PolX has product MITKESLIEQLEASAVLLELQGENPFKCRAYTNAARAIAELDVDLHEAVRNRTLLERNGIGKAMFEKISNAIETGRLGSYEELRAAVPSGLLEMLKIKGLGPKKIKILHEQLGIQDVVELEYACIENRLVDLPSFGKKTQDKILEGISYRKKQLGFHHCHTARREGEALLSKLRERKEVVRAAFGGSVRRRNEIVQDIDLIVSSDHPADLISFFCGLPEVEREVARAENKARVILKSGIAVDLYVATEERFPYLLHYYTGSKDYHAALEERAKQFGIRISEYGLFLDDHILPCQEEREIFSTLELDYIEPELRENRGEIEAASQHRLPPLVMEDDLRGIFHVHSTYSDGSGSLSEMIEAAERAGLEYIGISDHSQSAFYANGLKEDRIKKQHEEIEQLRRRFKGIHIFKGIEADILPDGSIDYDDRILSAFDFVIASVHSRFNMSEREMTDRVVRAMSHPKVTFLGHPTGRILLSRQGYPLAIPEVIEAAQRYGVILELNSSPYRLDLDWRYCKLAKEAGVRLSINPDAHGVEGISDTFFGVGIARKGWLSKEDIINTLPLDQIKPFLMNKRK; this is encoded by the coding sequence ATGATTACGAAAGAATCGCTCATCGAACAGCTTGAAGCCTCGGCGGTATTGTTGGAATTGCAGGGAGAGAATCCCTTTAAGTGCCGCGCCTATACCAATGCGGCAAGAGCCATTGCGGAACTCGATGTCGATTTGCATGAAGCCGTCCGGAATCGAACGCTGCTGGAACGCAACGGGATCGGCAAGGCGATGTTTGAGAAGATCTCAAATGCCATTGAGACCGGCCGGCTGGGGTCTTATGAAGAGTTGAGAGCGGCCGTCCCTTCCGGACTCCTGGAGATGTTAAAGATAAAGGGGCTCGGTCCGAAAAAGATCAAGATCCTCCACGAGCAGCTCGGGATCCAAGATGTTGTTGAGCTGGAATATGCCTGCATAGAAAATCGTTTGGTCGACCTTCCCAGCTTTGGAAAGAAAACCCAAGACAAAATATTAGAAGGAATCTCCTATCGCAAGAAGCAGTTGGGATTCCATCATTGCCATACCGCGCGGAGAGAAGGGGAAGCGCTTTTATCGAAGTTACGCGAGAGGAAAGAGGTCGTTCGTGCGGCGTTTGGGGGGAGCGTTCGAAGGAGAAACGAGATCGTTCAGGATATCGATCTGATTGTCAGCAGCGATCATCCCGCCGACCTCATCTCCTTCTTTTGCGGGTTGCCGGAGGTGGAGCGTGAAGTCGCCCGGGCCGAAAATAAAGCAAGGGTGATTTTGAAGTCGGGAATAGCGGTCGATCTTTATGTGGCCACGGAGGAGCGGTTTCCGTATCTTTTGCATTACTACACAGGGAGCAAGGATTACCACGCGGCACTGGAAGAGCGCGCCAAGCAGTTTGGGATTCGGATCAGCGAATATGGCCTTTTTCTGGACGATCATATCTTACCCTGCCAGGAAGAGCGGGAGATTTTTTCTACATTGGAGCTCGATTATATCGAGCCTGAGCTGCGGGAAAACCGGGGGGAGATTGAAGCCGCCTCGCAACATCGTCTTCCCCCTCTTGTTATGGAAGACGATCTCCGCGGCATTTTCCATGTTCACAGCACCTACAGCGACGGTTCGGGATCTCTCTCCGAGATGATCGAGGCGGCCGAGCGGGCCGGGCTGGAGTATATCGGCATTTCCGATCACAGCCAATCGGCTTTTTATGCGAACGGGTTGAAGGAAGACCGCATCAAAAAGCAGCATGAAGAGATCGAGCAGCTCCGCCGGCGTTTTAAGGGAATTCACATTTTCAAAGGAATCGAAGCCGATATCCTTCCCGACGGCAGCATCGATTATGACGATCGTATCTTATCGGCATTTGATTTCGTGATCGCCTCCGTTCATTCCCGTTTCAACATGTCCGAAAGAGAAATGACAGACCGGGTGGTCCGTGCCATGAGCCACCCGAAGGTGACCTTTTTGGGGCATCCCACCGGCCGAATCCTTCTTTCCCGTCAAGGGTATCCGCTTGCCATACCGGAGGTCATTGAAGCGGCGCAACGGTATGGTGTCATTCTTGAGCTGAATTCAAGCCCGTACCGGCTCGATCTCGATTGGCGTTATTGTAAGCTGGCCAAAGAAGCCGGCGTCCGATTGAGCATCAATCCCGACGCACATGGTGTCGAGGGGATCTCGGATACTTTCTTCGGTGTCGGAATCGCCCGAAAAGGATGGCTCTCCAAGGAAGACATCATTAATACTCTCCCACTCGATCAAATCAAACCTTTTTTGATGAACAAAAGAAAGTAG
- a CDS encoding pyridoxal phosphate-dependent aminotransferase: MKFAKRVQQIKPSPTMAMAAKAKAMAAKGISITDFGLGEPDFNTPAAAAEAGIRAIQQGFTKYTSPSGTEELKEAVCQKLKKENNLDYEKKEVIVSCGAKHTLYNIAQVLFERGDEVIIPAPYWVSYPDQVLLNDATPVIVETREEDQFLMTPEQLKRAITPRTKAVILNYPSNPTGSSYTAKHLEALADVLSDAPVWIISDEIYEKFIYDGVAHTSIASLGPELKRKTIVVNGVSKAYAMTGWRIGYAAGPKEIIDAMGTVQSQSTSNPTSISQKAAAAALQGSDEFIKTMVAEFDQRRLFVVERLNQIRGIRCPRPVGSFYVFPNIKGLIGTGYKGYQIKGSTDLASFLLEEGGISTIPGEAFGAEGYLRLSYAVSREVLSEGVEKLKNAVLKLS; this comes from the coding sequence ATGAAGTTTGCGAAACGCGTTCAGCAGATAAAACCCTCCCCGACCATGGCGATGGCCGCAAAAGCAAAGGCGATGGCGGCAAAGGGGATCTCGATCACCGATTTTGGATTGGGAGAGCCTGATTTCAACACCCCCGCGGCCGCGGCCGAGGCAGGAATCCGCGCCATTCAGCAGGGATTTACGAAATACACTTCCCCTTCCGGAACGGAGGAGCTGAAAGAAGCCGTCTGCCAGAAACTGAAAAAAGAAAACAACCTTGACTACGAAAAAAAAGAGGTTATTGTCTCTTGTGGGGCGAAGCACACACTCTACAACATCGCCCAGGTTCTCTTCGAGCGGGGAGACGAGGTGATCATCCCGGCCCCTTATTGGGTTTCTTATCCGGACCAAGTTCTTCTAAACGATGCAACGCCGGTCATCGTCGAGACCCGGGAAGAAGACCAGTTTTTGATGACCCCCGAGCAGCTCAAGAGAGCGATCACCCCGAGGACGAAGGCGGTCATTCTTAATTATCCGTCGAATCCGACCGGATCCTCTTACACGGCGAAACACCTGGAAGCGCTCGCCGATGTTCTTTCGGATGCGCCGGTTTGGATCATTTCGGATGAGATTTACGAGAAATTTATTTATGACGGCGTGGCTCACACCAGCATCGCCTCATTGGGCCCGGAGTTAAAGAGAAAAACCATCGTCGTCAACGGCGTCTCCAAAGCCTATGCCATGACCGGCTGGCGGATTGGATATGCGGCGGGTCCGAAGGAAATCATCGATGCGATGGGAACCGTGCAAAGCCAGAGCACATCGAACCCGACTTCTATCTCTCAGAAGGCCGCCGCCGCCGCGCTTCAGGGAAGCGACGAGTTCATTAAGACAATGGTGGCGGAATTCGACCAGCGGCGCCTTTTCGTGGTGGAACGATTGAATCAGATCCGGGGAATTCGTTGTCCCCGCCCGGTCGGCAGCTTTTATGTCTTCCCGAACATCAAAGGATTGATAGGAACCGGCTATAAGGGATATCAGATCAAGGGATCGACAGACCTCGCCTCCTTTCTCCTGGAGGAAGGGGGGATATCGACGATCCCCGGGGAGGCCTTCGGGGCCGAGGGGTATCTGAGACTCTCTTATGCCGTCTCAAGGGAGGTCTTAAGCGAGGGAGTGGAGAAGCTTAAAAATGCGGTTCTCAAACTCTCTTAA
- the lpxA gene encoding acyl-ACP--UDP-N-acetylglucosamine O-acyltransferase encodes MSIHPSAIVHPKAELDPSVEVGPFSIIGEHVKIARGTKVAAHVVIDGWTEIGEECTFYPFVSVGQPPQDLKYKGEPTRLKIGKQNTFREYVTLNRGTQGGRGETVIGDRNFFMAYVHVAHDCIVGNQVILANAATLAGHITIGDHAILGGLSGIHQFVKIGAYAMIGGCSAVAQDVPPYVSVAGNRAKLYGLNLIGLKRHGFSKERIEALKGAYKLLFRSGLTLREAAKQAREKWKEIADVESLVSFVEQSERGIGR; translated from the coding sequence GTGAGCATTCATCCAAGCGCCATCGTCCATCCGAAAGCGGAGCTCGACCCCTCGGTGGAGGTCGGTCCCTTTTCGATCATCGGCGAGCATGTCAAGATCGCCAGGGGGACGAAAGTGGCAGCGCATGTTGTGATCGACGGATGGACCGAAATCGGCGAGGAGTGCACCTTTTATCCTTTTGTTTCCGTCGGGCAGCCTCCTCAGGATTTAAAATACAAAGGAGAGCCGACCCGGCTCAAGATCGGGAAGCAGAATACCTTTCGGGAGTATGTGACGCTCAATCGGGGAACCCAAGGGGGGCGGGGAGAGACGGTCATCGGCGATCGAAACTTCTTCATGGCCTATGTCCATGTGGCGCATGACTGCATCGTCGGAAACCAGGTGATCCTCGCGAATGCCGCGACCCTCGCCGGACATATCACCATCGGCGATCACGCGATTCTCGGCGGGCTCTCAGGAATTCATCAGTTCGTGAAGATCGGGGCCTATGCAATGATCGGAGGCTGCTCGGCCGTCGCGCAAGACGTTCCTCCCTATGTCAGCGTGGCCGGAAATCGGGCCAAACTGTACGGCCTTAATTTAATCGGGTTGAAACGGCACGGCTTCTCCAAGGAGCGGATCGAAGCGTTGAAGGGGGCCTATAAACTTCTCTTCCGATCGGGGTTGACACTGCGGGAGGCGGCAAAGCAGGCGCGGGAGAAATGGAAAGAGATCGCCGACGTGGAATCGCTCGTCTCGTTCGTCGAGCAATCGGAGCGGGGGATCGGTCGATAG
- the lpxD gene encoding UDP-3-O-(3-hydroxymyristoyl)glucosamine N-acyltransferase — MEVSLDKIAEWVEGKVVGDPHLRIRGIASIEEAKPGEITFLANPKYASKAMQTRASAILVRSKIDGVSCALLMVEDPYFAFTRLLSHFHPPRRYPAEVDPRAAVGKEVILGAGVSIGPFATVEDRAKIGDRVRLGAGVFVGEGSEIGEDSLIYPNVTLREGVKIGKRVIIHSGTVIGSDGFGFAPYKGKYHKIPQVGGVIIEDDVELGANVTVDRATLGNTIIGAGTKVDNLVQIGHNVVVGADSILVAQVGISGSAKIGRRVTLAGQVGVAGHLTIGDNVVVGGKSGVTKDIPAGENVSGFPPLPHKTWLKAQATFPHLPEMRERIKALEKEVESLRERIAQRDERNG; from the coding sequence ATGGAAGTATCGTTGGACAAAATTGCGGAATGGGTCGAAGGGAAGGTCGTCGGTGATCCGCATCTTCGCATTCGAGGGATCGCTTCGATCGAGGAAGCGAAGCCGGGAGAGATCACCTTCCTCGCGAATCCGAAGTATGCGTCGAAGGCGATGCAGACGCGTGCCTCGGCCATCCTGGTTCGATCGAAAATCGACGGAGTCTCCTGCGCTCTCTTGATGGTGGAGGACCCCTACTTTGCCTTCACCCGGCTCCTCTCCCACTTTCATCCTCCTCGCCGCTACCCCGCGGAAGTCGATCCGCGTGCCGCCGTCGGCAAAGAGGTTATCCTTGGGGCCGGGGTGTCGATCGGCCCGTTTGCGACCGTGGAGGATCGGGCGAAGATCGGCGACCGGGTCCGGCTCGGCGCCGGCGTTTTCGTTGGGGAGGGGAGCGAGATCGGGGAGGACAGCTTGATCTATCCGAACGTCACCCTCCGGGAAGGAGTGAAGATCGGCAAGCGGGTCATCATCCACAGCGGGACGGTCATCGGCAGCGACGGGTTCGGGTTTGCTCCCTACAAAGGGAAATATCATAAGATTCCCCAGGTCGGGGGGGTGATCATCGAGGATGACGTGGAGCTTGGCGCGAACGTCACGGTCGATCGGGCAACACTCGGAAATACGATCATCGGCGCAGGAACCAAGGTCGATAATCTCGTTCAGATCGGCCATAACGTGGTGGTCGGAGCCGATTCCATCCTGGTGGCGCAGGTCGGTATTTCGGGAAGCGCCAAGATCGGACGGCGCGTGACCCTGGCGGGACAGGTCGGCGTGGCAGGCCACCTGACGATCGGCGACAATGTGGTCGTCGGCGGAAAGTCGGGGGTCACCAAAGATATCCCGGCGGGGGAGAATGTCTCCGGTTTCCCCCCCCTTCCCCACAAGACCTGGTTAAAGGCCCAGGCCACTTTTCCCCATCTGCCCGAAATGCGGGAGAGAATCAAAGCACTTGAGAAGGAAGTCGAATCACTGCGAGAACGGATTGCCCAACGCGACGAGAGGAACGGCTGA
- the rsmD gene encoding 16S rRNA (guanine(966)-N(2))-methyltransferase RsmD has protein sequence MTDSPLHYSLIKTPLRIISGSHKGRRLYAPSGLDVRPTSDKVKEALFNILSDRIEGASFLDLYAGIGSVGIEALSRGAKEVVFVEKSKKHVGFLKKNLSLSPFEGRFDLFCMDAVDFLKKKKAGPFHLVFIDPPYEGEEIEKTLPLLGEGDMIADDGTVIIQHFHKKILAEQTGRLRFIKRYKYGETVLSFYGKG, from the coding sequence GTGACCGACTCGCCCTTACATTATTCATTAATAAAGACCCCATTGAGAATCATCTCCGGCTCCCATAAAGGAAGAAGATTATATGCCCCGTCGGGGTTGGATGTTCGCCCGACGTCCGATAAGGTCAAAGAAGCTTTGTTCAATATTTTATCGGACCGGATCGAGGGCGCCTCTTTTCTCGATCTCTACGCCGGCATCGGCTCGGTCGGAATAGAAGCCTTGAGCCGCGGCGCAAAAGAGGTCGTCTTCGTCGAGAAAAGCAAAAAACATGTCGGGTTCTTAAAAAAAAATCTTTCTTTATCTCCTTTCGAAGGCCGGTTCGACCTCTTTTGTATGGATGCGGTCGACTTCTTAAAAAAGAAGAAAGCCGGTCCCTTTCACTTGGTTTTTATCGATCCCCCCTACGAGGGGGAAGAAATTGAAAAAACATTGCCATTGCTGGGAGAGGGTGATATGATAGCCGACGACGGAACGGTGATCATACAACATTTTCACAAGAAAATCCTGGCCGAGCAGACCGGCCGACTCCGTTTCATAAAACGGTATAAATACGGCGAAACGGTCCTTTCTTTTTATGGCAAAGGCTGA
- a CDS encoding OmpH family outer membrane protein, with translation MRKLLLCLGLVSFVMILGTTGYAQNVKIGFVDAQKVLEGSKEGKRVKANMEEFVKSRQKIIDLEEQELKQLEEDLVRQGALLSPEAKKVKQDDFQKKLMEYQKKATDLNKEVQGKKFDTLRDFNKKLEEAVKQIADKDGYTFVLDRNAEGGGSVIYAKENFDITSKVIEQVDKNAGK, from the coding sequence ATGAGGAAATTGCTACTTTGTCTCGGATTGGTTTCATTCGTGATGATCTTGGGGACCACCGGCTATGCTCAAAATGTGAAGATCGGCTTTGTCGATGCACAGAAGGTTCTGGAGGGTTCAAAAGAGGGGAAGCGGGTCAAGGCGAATATGGAAGAGTTCGTCAAGAGCCGGCAGAAAATTATCGATCTGGAAGAGCAAGAGCTCAAACAGTTGGAGGAGGATCTCGTCCGGCAGGGGGCCCTTCTCTCCCCGGAGGCCAAAAAAGTCAAGCAGGACGACTTCCAGAAGAAATTGATGGAGTATCAGAAAAAGGCGACCGACTTGAACAAAGAGGTACAGGGTAAAAAGTTTGATACCCTCCGGGACTTCAACAAGAAGCTGGAAGAAGCGGTCAAGCAGATTGCCGACAAAGACGGATATACTTTCGTTCTCGATCGGAATGCCGAAGGAGGCGGCTCGGTCATCTACGCGAAGGAGAATTTCGACATCACCTCCAAGGTGATCGAGCAGGTCGATAAAAACGCAGGGAAGTAA